In the genome of Vicia villosa cultivar HV-30 ecotype Madison, WI linkage group LG7, Vvil1.0, whole genome shotgun sequence, one region contains:
- the LOC131616003 gene encoding lysM domain receptor-like kinase 3: MNLLITCQLLLQPTITMFPPHSLIKHTFITSKRYAYQFTFTNQTLSSLLIDQMKLKSCLLLFLFVECVFYKVESKCVKGCDIALASYYVMPAFKLQNITNFMQSKIVSEFNSSDVLIRYNRHVVSNRANIFSYFRVNVPFPCDCIGGEFLGHVFEYTSNERDTYDLIANYYYASLTSVELLQKFNSYDPNHIPIKAKVNVTVNCSCGNSQISKDYGLFITYPLRSTDTLEKIANETELDEGLIQNFNPDVNFSKGSGIVFIPGIDQNGDYVPLYPRTAGLAKGATVGISIAGIFGLLLLVICIYVKYFQKKGEKKAIQKETSLALSTRKGNVVSISSDVSGYETSGSIGHATSLTGVMMEKSTEFSYEELAKATNNFSLDSKIGQGAFGTVYYAELRGKKTAIKKMKIQATREFLAELKVLTSVYHWNLVQLIGYCVEGFLFLVYEYMDNGNLSQHLHDSEREPIPWTTRIQIALDVARGLEYIHDHSVPVYIHRDIKSDNILLNENFTGKIADFGLTKLTDVASSTDNTIHVAGTFGYMPPENAYGRISRKIDVYAFGVVLYQLISAKAAVIKIDKHSTEFTSLEIKTNESIDEYKSLVALFDEVIDQEGDSIESLRNLVDPRLGDNYSIDSINKMAQLAKDCTNRDPKGRPRMRAVVVSLMKLNSTIDDGNMTGSEALSLTMEHDELH; this comes from the exons ATGAATTTATTAATAACATGTCAACTCTTACTCCAACCAACCATTACTATGTTCCCTCCACATTCTCTAATCAAACATACATTCATAACATCTAAAAGGTATGCATATCAATTTAcattcacaaaccaaactctttcTTCGCTTCTTATTGACCAAATGAAACTAAAATCTTGCTTACTATTGTTTCTTTTTGTGGAGTGTGTTTTTTACAAAGTGGAATCCAAATGTGTGAAAGGGTGTGATATAGCTTTAGCTTCCTACTATGTCATGCCTGCATTTAAACTCCAAAATATAACAAACTTTATGCAATCAAAAATTGTGTCAGAGTTCAATTCTTCTGATGTTTTAATCAGATACAATAGACACGTAGTATCCAATCGCGCTAATATCTTTTCCTATTTTAGAGTCAACGTTCCATTCCCATGTGACTGTATTGGAGGTGAATTTTTGGGACATGTGTTTGAATACACATCAAATGAAAGAGATACTTATGATTTGATTGCAAATTATTATTATGCAAGTTTGACTTCAGTTGAACTTTTGCAAAAGTTCAACAGCTATGATCCAAATCATATACCTATTAAGGCTAAGGTTAATGTTACTGTCAACTGTTCTTGTGGGAACAGCCAGATTTCAAAAGATTATGGGTTGTTTATTACTTATCCGTTAAGGTCTACCGATACTCTTGAGAAGATTGCAAACGAGACTGAACTTGATGAAGGGTTGATACAGAATTTCAATCCTGATGTCAATTTCAGCAAAGGGAGTGGGATTGTGTTCATTCCAGGAATAG ATCAAAATGGAGATTATGTTCCTTTGTATCCTAG AACAG CAGGCCTTGCTAAGGGTGCAACTGTTGGCATATCTATAGCAGGAATATTTGGGCTTTTATTACTTGTTATCTGTATCTATGTCAAATACTTCCAAAAGAAGGGAGAAAAGAAAGCGATACAGAAAGAAACTTCTTTGGCTCTTTCAACTCGAAAGGGTAATG TTGTTTCTATATCCAGTGATGTCTCAGGATATGAAACTTCGGGATCTATTGGGCATGCTACTAGCCTTACCGGAGTTATGATGGAAAAGTCAACAGAGTTTTCATATGAAGAACTAGCAAAGGCTACAAATAACTTCAGCTTGGATAGTAAAATTGGTCAAGGTGCATTCGGAACTGTCTATTATGCGGAACTTAGAGGCAAG AAAACTGCAATAAAAAAGATGAAGATCCAAGCAACAAGAGAATTTCTTGCTGAACTCAAAGTCTTAACAAGTGTTTATCACTGGAACCTG GTACAGTTGATTGGATACTGTGTGGAGGGATTTCTATTTCTTGTATATGAATACATGGACAATGGAAACTTAAGCCAACATCTACATGATTCAG AGAGAGAACCGATTCCGTGGACTACGAGGATACAAATTGCTCTAGATGTGGCGAGAGGCCTCGAGTATATTCATGATCATTCAGTTCCTGTATATATCCATCGCGACATAAAATCAGATAATATTTTACTAAATGAAAACTTCACTGGGAAG ATTGCAGATTTTGGATTAACCAAACTTACTGATGTTGCAAGTTCAACAGATAACACTATTCATGTGGCAGGCACATTTGGTTACATGCCGCCCGA AAATGCATACGGACGTATTTCTCGCAAAATAGATGTATATGCTTTTGGAGTTGTTCTTTATCAACTAATTTCTGCCAAAGCAGCTGTGATCAAGATCGATAAACATAGTACCGAGTTCACTAGTCTTGAGATTAAGACTAATGAATCTATTGATGAATACAAGAGCCTTGTAGCTTTG TttgatgaagttattgatcaagaAGGAGATTCCATAGAAAGTCTAAGAAATTTGGTGGATCCAAGGCTAGGAGATAACTATTCAATTGATTCCATTAACAAG ATGGCACAGCTTGCCAAGGATTGCACAAATCGAGATCCAAAAGGGCGTCCAAGAATGAGAGCTGTTGTGGTATCTCTAATGAAACTAAATTCTACTATTGATGATGGAAATATGACAGGTAGTGAAGCACTGAGTCTCACTATGGAGCATGATGAGTTACATTAA
- the LOC131617886 gene encoding lysM domain receptor-like kinase 3, which translates to MKLINGLLLFFLFVECVFFKVDSKCVKGCDIALASYYVMPLVDLPTITNYMQSKIVTNSSDVLNSYNKVLVTNHGNIFSYSRINIPFPCECIGGEFLGHVFEYTTKKGDTYDLIANDYYVSLTSVALLKKFNSYDPNHIPAKATVNVTVNCSCGNSQISKDYGLFVTYPLRSTDSLEKIANEAKLDEGLIQNFNPDVNFSRGSGIVFFPGRDKNGDYVPLYPRTGFAKGAAVGISVAAVFVFLLFAICIYVKYFQKKEEEETILPQISKALSTQDASGSGEYETSGSSGYGTGSAAGLTGIMVAKSTEFSYQELAKATNNFSLDNKIGQGGFGAVYYAELRGEKTAIKKMNVQASTEFLCELKVLTHVHHLNLVRLIGYCVEGSLFLVYEHIDNGNLGQYLHGLGKEPLPWSSRVQIALDSARGLEYIHEHTVPVYIHRDVKSANILIDKNLRGKVADFGLTKLIEVGNSTLHTRLVGTFGYMPPEYAQYGDVSPKIDVYAFGVVLYELISAKNAVLKTGEESVAESKGLVSLFEKALNQIDPSEALRKLVDPRLKENYPIDSVLKMAELGRACTRDNPLLRPSMRSLVVSLVTLSSSFEDCDDDNSYENQTLINLLSVR; encoded by the exons ATGAAACTAATAAATGGTTTACTATTGTTCTTTCTGTTTGTGGAGTGTGTTTTTTTCAAAGTGGATTCAAAGTGTGTGAAAGGGTGTGATATAGCTTTAGCTTCCTACTATGTCATGCCATTAGTTGACCTCCCAACAATAACAAACTATATGCAATCAAAGATTGTTACAAACTCTTCTGATGTTTTAAATAGTTACAACAAAGTCTTAGTAACCAATCATGGTAACATTTTTTCCTATTCTAGAATCAACATTCCATTCCCATGTGAATGTATTGGTGGGGAATTTTTAGGACATGTGTTTGAGTACACAACAAAGAAAGGAGATACTTATGATTTGATTGCAAATGATTATTATGTAAGTTTGACTAGTGTTgcgcttttgaaaaagtttaataGCTATGATCCGAATCATATACCTGCTAAGGCTACGGTTAATGTTACTGTGAATTGTTCTTGTGGGAATAGCCAGATTTCAAAAGATTATGGCTTGTTTGTTACTTATCCGTTAAGGTCTACGGATAGTCTTGAGAAGATTGCGAACGAGGCTAAACTTGATGAAGGGTTGATACAGAATTTCAATCCTGATGTTAATTTCAGTAGAGGAAGTGGGATAGTGTTCTTTCCAGGAAGAG ATAAAAATGGAGATTATGTTCCTTTGTATCCTAG AACAGGTTTTGCTAAGGGTGCAGCTGTTGGTATATCGGTAGCGGCAGTATTTGTGTTTCTGTTATTTGCTATCTGTATATATGTCAAATACTTccagaaaaaggaagaagaggaaACTATACTGCCTCAAATTTCTAAGGCTCTTTCAACTCAAGATG CCTCAGGTAGTGGAGAATATGAAACATCAGGATCCAGTGGGTATGGTACTGGTAGTGCGGCTGGGCTTACAGGAATTATGGTGGCAAAGTCAACCGAGTTTTCATATCAAGAATTAGCGAAAGCTACGAATAACTTTAGTTTGGATAATAAAATTGGTCAAGGTGGATTTGGAGCTGTCTATTATGCCGAACTCAGAGGCGAG AAAACAGCAATTAAGAAGATGAATGTACAAGCATCAACAGAATTTCTTTGTGAGTTGAAGGTCTTAACACATGTTCATCATTTGAATCTG GTGAGGTTGATTGGGTATTGCGTCGAGGGATCACTTTTCCTTGTATATGAACATATTGACAATGGAAACTTGGGTCAATATTTACATGGTTTAG GTAAAGAGCCATTACCATGGTCTAGTAGAGTCCAAATTGCTTTAGATTCAGCAAGAGGCCTTGAATACATTCATGAACATACTGTGCCTGTTTATATCCATCGCGATGTAAAATCCGCAAACATATTGATAGACAAAAACTTGCGCGGAAAG GTCGCAGATTTCGGCTTGACCAAACTTATTGAAGTTGGAAACTCCACACTTCACACTCGTCTTGTTGGAACTTTTGGATACATGCCACCAGA ATATGCTCAATATGGTGACGTTTCTCCGAAAATAGATGTATATGCTTTTGGAGTTGTTCTTTATGAACTAATATCAGCAAAGAATGCTGTTCTGAAGACAGGTGAAGAATCAGTTGCGGAATCAAAGGGTCTTGTATCCTTG TTTGAAAAAGCACTTAATCAAATTGATCCTTCAGAAGCTCTTCGCAAATTGGTGGATCCAAGGCTTAAAGAAAACTATCCAATTGATTCTGTTTTAAAG ATGGCTGAACTTGGAAGAGCATGTACAAGAGACAATCCACTACTACGCCCAAGCATGAGATCTTTAGTTGTTTCTCTAGTGACACTTTCATCATCATTTGAAGATTGTGATGACGATAATTCCTATGAAAATCAAACTCTCATAAATCTATTGTCAGTGAGATGA
- the LOC131615999 gene encoding lysM domain receptor-like kinase 3, whose product MKPIKFGLSFLFLLLASKSFIAESKCSKTCDLALASYTIPVGVDLAYISNTMQSKVVSKREDILIYNSDTMSNPDVILSHSRVNVPFPCDCINDEFLGHTFLYEVQLGDNYDSIAELNFSNLTTVERLERDNVYTRNNIPDFAKVNVTVNCSCGNREVSKDYGLFITYPLNSEDTLESIAKDTNLEADLLQRYNPGVDFSQGFGLVFIPGKDVNGVYVPLPPRKESHLARGLVIAGISFGGICMLLLLAICIYVRYFRKKNGKKSMFSTKDANGDTGSKFIVVKKSPEFSFIELANATDNFSLAKKIGHGGFGEVYYGELRGKKTAIKKMKMQATREFLAELKVLTSVHHCNLVHLIGYCVEESLFLVYEYMDNGNLSQPLHNSEREPMSWSTRLRIALDVARGLEYIHDHSVPVYIHRDIKSDNILLNENFTAKIADFGLTKLTDVASSTRNTDHVAGTFGYMPPENAYGHISRKVDVYAFGVVLYQLISAKEAVIKIDKPSAEFKSFEIKTDESIDEYKSLVALFDEEGDSIEGLRKMVDPRLGDNYSIDSINKMAQLAKDCTNRDPKGRPRMRAVVVSLMKLNSSIDDGSMRSSEALSPIKELDEQN is encoded by the exons ATGAAACCAATAAAATTCggattatcatttttatttttgttgctgGCCTCTAAATCCTTCATTGCAGAATCAAAATGTAGCAAAACTTGTGACTTAGCTTTAGCTTCCTATACTATACCTGTTGGTGTAGATCTCGCATATATTTCAAATACCATGCAATCCAAGGTTGTTTCTAAACGTGAAGATATTTTAATCTACAACTCAGACACAATGTCAAACCCAGATGTTATCCTATCACATTCAAGAGTGAATGTTCCATTTCCTTGTGATTGCATCAATGATGAGTTTCTTGGTCACACATTTCTCTACGAAGTTCAACTAGGAGATAACTATGATTCAATTGCTGAGTTGAATTTTAGCAATTTGACCACTGTGGAGCGATTGGAGCGAGACAATGTTTATACAAGAAACAATATCCCTGATTTTGCGAAGGTTAATGTCACTGTTAACTGTTCCTGCGGGAACAGAGAGGTTTCTAAGGATTATGGATTGTTCATCACATATCCACTTAATTCTGAAGACACTTTGGAGTCTATTGCAAAGGATACAAATCTTGAGGCTGATTTGTTGCAGAGGTATAACCCTGGTGTTGATTTCAGCCAAGGGTTCGGTCTTGTTTTTATTCCGGGGAAAG ATGTAAATGGAGTTTATGTTCCTCTTCCCCCTAG AAAAGAATCTCACTTAGCTAGAGGTTTAGTTATCGCTGGAATATCTTTTGGAGGAATATGTATGCTACTGTTATTAGCAATTTGTATATATGTTAGATACTTTCGAAAGAAGAATGGAAAGAAGTCTATGTTTTCAACTAAAGATGCCAATGGTGATACTGGATCCAAATTTATTGTGGTGAAAAAATCACCAGAGTTTTCGTTCATAGAACTAGCCAATGCTACAGATAATTTCAGTTTGGCTAAAAAAATTGGTCATGGTGGTTTTGGAGAGGTCTACTATGGAGAGCTAAGAGGCAAG AAAACTGCAATAAAAAAGATGAAGATGCAAGCAACAAGAGAATTTCTTGCTGAACTCAAAGTCTTAACAAGTGTTCATCACTGCAACCTG GTACATTTGATTGGATATTGTGTTGAGGAATCTCTATTCCTTGTGTATGAATACATGGACAATGGAAACTTAAGCCAACCTCTACATAACTCAG AGAGAGAACCAATGTCGTGGTCTACCAGGTTGCGAATTGCTCTAGATGTAGCGAGAGGCCTCGAGTATATTCATGATCATTCAGTGCCTGTATATATCCATCGCGACATTAAATCAGATAACATTTTATTAAACGAAAACTTCACTGCAAAG ATTGCAGATTTTGGATTAACCAAGCTTACTGATGTTGCAAGTTCAACCCGTAACACTGATCATGTGGCAGGCACATTTGGTTACATGCCGCCTGA AAATGCATACGGACATATTTCTCGCAAGGTAGATGTATATGCATTTGGAGTTGTTCTTTATCAACTAATATCTGCCAAAGAAGCTGTGATCAAGATCGATAAACCTAGTGCCGAGTTCAAAAGTTTTGAAATTAAGACAGATGAATCTATTGATGAATACAAGAGCCTTGTAGCCTtg TTTGATGAAGAGGGAGATTCTATAGAAGGTCTAAGAAAAATGGTGGATCCAAGGCTAGGAGATAACTACTCAATTGATTCCATTAACAAG ATGGCACAACTTGCAAAGGATTGCACAAATCGAGATCCGAAAGGACGTCCGAGAATGAGAGCGGTTGTGGTTTCACTGATGAAACTAAATTCTAGTATTGATGATGGAAGTATGAGAAGTAGTGAAGCATTGAGTCCTATTAAGGAGCTTGATGAACAAAACTGA
- the LOC131616001 gene encoding UPF0481 protein At3g47200-like: MELEMNWIDQINDEINSNAPSISNEMEQWKKHSIYKIPSIVTNLNKKAYKPQAISFGPYHYGEEHLKAMEEHKHRALVHFLKRCGKPIELVFQEMEQVVQELRDSYKPLDPIWISDTPKFVQMMILDGCFILEILKTNDCALDDYAENDPVFGEHGKFHALPYIKRDMLMLENQIPMMVLHTLAKLETKTEQEDDHELLNEKIVKLLNPSTPLIQSLGKCMHILDVYRKSLIQQGPSHPTRMPKAAKRNWLTLEAGEEIIRSAVELHEAGIRFKKSKTWSLKDVSFDRGVLRLPILVVDDTTEYMLLNLIAFERLHVGADNEVTSFIFFMDTIVDNAMDVALLNRNGIIINALGSDKVVSKLFNSLSKDITVDRHGVLDVVRMSMSDYCRKPWKRWRANLIQTYFRNPWAIVSLVAAFFLFALTIVQTVYSVRQFYQSPSPSPSQAKSPILPVTPKPHHLL, translated from the exons ATGGAATTAGAGATGAATTGGATTGATCAAATCAACGACGAGATAAATAGCAATGCTCCTTCAATATCTAATGAGATGGAACAATGGAAGAAGCATTCAATTTACAAAATACCCTCAATAGTAACCAATCTAAACAAAAAAGCCTACAAACCACAAGCAATTTCATTTGGTCCTTATCATTATGGAGAGGAACATTTAAAAGCTATGGAAGAACACAAGCATAGAGCACTTGTTCATTTCTTAAAGAGATGTGGAAAGCCCATTGAGTTGGTATTCCAAGAAATGGAGCAAGTGGTTCAAGAGTTGAGAGACTCGTACAAGCCACTTGATCCAATTTGGATATCAGATACACCAAAGTTTGTTCAAATGATGATTCTTGATGGTTGTTTTATTTTGGAGATTTTGAAAACTAATGATTGTGCTCTTGATGATTATGCTGAGAATGATCCTGTTTTTGGTGAACATGGGAAGTTTCATGCTTTGCCATATATCAAGCGTGACATGCTTATGCTTGAGAATCAGATTCCTATGATGGTTCTACATACATTGGCTAAACTTGAAACAAAAACGGAGCAG GAGGATGATCATGAGTTATTAAACGAGAAAATCGTGAAACTATTAAACCCTAGCACACCGTTAATCCAAAGCTTAGGAAAATGCATGCACATATTAGACGTATACAGAAAAAGCCTAATTCAACAAGGACCAAGCCACCCAACACGCATGCCAAAAGCAGCAAAAAGAAACTGGCTAACTTTAGAAGCAGGAGAAGAGATTATTCGATCAGCAGTAGAGCTTCACGAGGCAGGAATCCGCTTCAAGAAAAGCAAAACATGGAGTCTCAAAGACGTTTCTTTTGATCGAGGTGTTCTTAGGCTTCCAATTTTGGTTGTAGATGACACAACCGAATACATGCTTCTTAATCTCATTGCCTTCGAGCGTCTGCATGTTGGAGCAGATAATGAGGTAACATCATTTATATTCTTTATGGATACCATTGTTGACAATGCCATGGATGTTGCACTCCTGAATCGGAATGGGATCATAATCAATGCTCTTGGAAGTGATAAAGTTGTTTCGAAATTGTTTAACTCGTTGTCGAAGGATATAACAGTGGATCGACATGGAGTGCTTGATGTGGTGAGGATGAGTATGAGTGACTATTGCAGGAAACCATGGAAAAGATGGCGCGCTAATCTTATTCAAACTTATTTTAGAAATCCTTGGGCTATTGTTTCTCTTGTTGCTGCTTTTTTCCTTTTTGCTCTTACTATTGTTCAAACTGTATATTCAGTTCGTCAATTTTATCAAAGTCCAAGTCCAAGTCCGAGCCAAGCCAAGTCACCTATTTTACCAGTTACTCCAAAGCCTCACCATCTTCTATAA